CGGGTTCATGGGCTGGATTCACTACCTCGCTTACAAAAAAACGAAGGGAGTGAAGCTCGCCGCAATCTGCACGCGCGACGAGAAAAAACTGGCCGGCGACTGGACCAGCATCAAGGGTAACTTTGGACCCCCCGGGGAAATGGTCGACGTTTCGAAACTCGCCCGCTATCGCGACCTCGATAGCCTGCTGGCCGATCCCAAAATCGATGTCGTCGATCTCTGCTTGCCTCCGCACATGCACCTCGAGGCGACCCTCAAGTCGTTTGCTGCAGGGAAGCATGTGTTTGTCGAGAAGCCGATGGCGCTCACCGCAGCTGAGTGCGACAAGATGGTGGCCGCTGCCAAAAAGGCGGGCAAGATGCTGTTCGTCGGCCATGTGCTGCCGCTGTTGCCCGAATATGCCTATGCCCGCAAGCTGATCGCCAGTGGTAAGTATGGAAAACTGCTCGGCGGGCACTTCAAGCGTGTGATCTCCGATCCGCTGTGGCTTCCCGATTTCTACAATCCCAAGACGGTCGGTGGTCCGCTGATCGATTTGCATGTCCACGATGCCCATTTCATTCGCTTGCTATTTGGCATGCCTCAATCGGTGAGCACCGTGGGGCGGATGCGCGGCGAAGTGGCGGAATACATCAGCACGCAGTTCACGTTTGCCGATCCAGGGCTCGCTGTCACCGCCGCCAGTGGCGTTTTGAATCAGCAGGGACGTGCTTTCACGCATGGCTTCGAGATTCATCTCGAAAAAGCGACCCTCTACTTCGATCTCGCTGTGCTGGCGGGGGGCGTGCTGCAGATCACCCCCCTGACGCTTCTCGACAACAAGGGAAATGCTACGCAGGTCGAACTTCCCGCCGGAGACCCGATGCTGATGGCGTTCGAGGTCGAGATCAAGGAAGTGGCCAAGTGCATCGCCAGCGAAACACCCTCGGCGATCTTGTCGGGCGATCTGGCCCGCGATGCGATTGTGCTTTGCCACAAACAGCAGCAATCGGTGAAAAGTGGCAAGTCGGTGCGGGTGTAGAGCAAGCCCCAGCAGCACGATAGACCAGCGATCAGAAAAAAATTGCGCACTGAACAGGCCCGGTCCGTGTCACGTATGACAGAGACGGACAGACTGTCAGCCGCGCTAGGTTGCCTGCTTTCGAATGACAGATTGCAGGCATTTTCCCCCGGCGGCTAGCTGGCTCGTCCCGCAACTTCATCAAATCTCGCTCAGAATTATCAGAATAGTCGGCATAACCGTGCTGCGACCTAGGGTCGCTAAACGTGTTTCTGCCGTGCTCTCTGTTGTGACTGGCTAATCTTTCTAAAGTCATCGCCCCTGCCGATACGAAACTAACATTCGGAAGATGTGTTCTGCCCCTCAGTCAAATGCGACGCAAGTCGCCGCTGATCGAAGGGCGGAATAGATCAACCAGGGGGGAATCTGCTTAAGTCATCAGCCTCGCCGGGCCGGTGATTTCATGTCTCGCATCGGCTGTCGACCCGTGGCCGTTGCGTCTCTTTGCATATTCTCTCCTTGGTAGCTTGTTCGCTCGCGTGGACAAGCTCGCCATGGATTCTTGATACGGAAATCCGAAAAAGTTGAAGCCACGAAAGTGGTTCGCAATTTTTAAGAAATCATCCGTGCTAAGGGCCCTTGGTTGCCGATTGGTGTAGTAAGGCGCGGATCAGAGGGAACTGAGCCCAAGCCACATCGAAGCACAGGACGTTTGCCCCGACCCAGATGTTTGTTAATCAGGCGGCTTCCCGAGATGGAAGCGAAGGGTAGAAACCTTCGGCCGTTTGACGCAGACAGGGGCATTGGTTGACCAGGCGGCTCCTCACCGCCGACTCGACCGTAAACGATTCAAAGAGAGTGTATTGGAGAGCCTGCGATGAAGGTCTTCACTACTGGACAGGTCGCGAAGATCTGTAAAGTGGCCCCGCGCACGGTCAGCAAGTGGTTCGACTCGGGTCGCCTGAAAGGGTACCGGATCCCCGGCTCGCAAGACCGTCGCATCCCGCGCGAGTACTTAATCAAGTTCCTCAAAGAGCATGGTATGCCCTTGGGTGACCTCGAAGACGAGGCCATGGCCAAGGTGCTCATTGTGGCACAAGATCAAGTTTTGATCGAAAATTTGAAGCGTGAATTGCCAACCGAACGATCGTTCCGGGTTGCTGTGGCTGCCAGCGGATTTGAAGCTGGAATTCAAGCCGAAAGCTTCCACCCGGACTGCATCATTACGGATTTTTCTATCGGTAAGGTCGAAGCTCTGCAGATTTGCCAAAATCTGCGTAAGAACGTCGATTTCGCCGAGACGATTCTAATTGCATTGCTGCCAGACGATGGCAGCCCGCTCACGTTCGATCGCTCGAGCATTAATGAGACGTTTAAGAAGCCATTCGACGCGAAACTTCTCGCCGAACGACTTCGCACATTGATCGGTGCACGCAAAGAACTCGTGTAGTTCTCGGCGGACATCGCTCGACTAACTAGACCGGCGCTCGCTTCACGGCGACGTGGTCGACCAACCAAAAACTTAAAAACCGTCGTGGATTCGTCTGCGACGGTTTTTTTGTGCGCGCTGTGAAAGCAAACGCGTTGTGAAAGCAAACTCGCTGTCGAGCGGACTTGCTAGCAGCGGTCTGACGGGCGGCTGACGCTTTAAGGATTCACGCGGCCAGGGGCGGGCGTGAGCGCTGCGCGAGGAACCTCGAGATCGAGCGTCGATTCCTCGGCTGGAAGAGTGACAGCTAGCGTGTACTCCGGAAAGATCGGGCGTCCCATCGGCGCTTCGGGACCTTCGATCCCGTCACAGCCAAAGACGCGTGCTAGGTGCGCACCTCCGGAAGTTCCTTGTCCCAAGTTCTTCGTGTCGAAGCTTCCGTTCTCGATGATCGCGAAACCTTGCGGACCATCATTTCCCTGCGCAACATCGGGATCGAAGTAGATGATCCCTTTGGGAATCGGCTGACCCGCGAAGGTGATCTTCCCCGACAGCCGATAGCGCGTGCGCCCGTCGCTGCCGCAGCCAGGAACCAGCAGCAAGGCTGCTAGCGAGCAACCGGCCAGCCTACGTGTGGCTTCGAAGGTAAATTGACGTCGCGACCTCAGCATGTGCTAGCGAGCCTTCTGTTGCAGGACGTTCAGCGCGGGGAAGTGCGCGGCACGAAAAAAGGAGCAGTCAAAAATGCTGGCAGTGCCAGCGGACTGTTGTGCGGAGCTACTCGAGCGTGCGTGTTTCCGCGCCATCGCGACTCGCCACCGCTTTGTAGGTTCCGAGGTCGATGTTTTGCGAAAGGAAACGGATCGAACCATCGCAGAGCGCGAAATTCGCTCCACCTGGATGATGGCTGCTCATCGCGATGTCGTTGAAGGTGCTGCTGCCGGCCGGGACCAGCGTGTTGATGCTGTTGGCGATGTTGCGCGACGACGCAATATGGTCGCTAGCACTGGCGTCGCAGCCGCGCACCCAGTTGCGAAAGCGCGAGCCGTACTGCTGATCGTGCCGAGAAATCTCGCCCAGCAGCAGCGTGTTAGCAGTTCCATCCACAATGTCGCTGAAGTTTCGCGACACATCGCACTCGAAGATTCCATGCTGCGAAAAACCACCTTGTCCCACGTTGCGCAGCGTGTAGGCAACCCCGGTCACGCTTGTCCCTTTGGGTCCCATGTTGCCGTAGTAATGTGTGGTATAGGGAGAGACGCCGTTAATCAGGTCCGGCGCGTTCACCGCGTTGGCTCCACCTTGCATCATCACCTGGGCCGACGAACTAGGACACAAAAAGATGGCAATTTTTGTGAGCCCCAGCGCGCCTCGGCCGAGCTGACCGTTGGCAGTGGTGTCGGTGTAGGTTCCGGCATTGAAGTTGGCCGTGGCATAAAGCGTTTGCTGCTCGATGAACGGCAGCAGATGGACATGCAGGCCAAACGTGTTCGAGCGAAGTCCACCTGGCGGAAACTTGCCCGCCATGTCGTGGTAGTTATGCAGCCCGAGTGCGAGCTGCTTCAGGTGGCTAAGACACATCGAGCGCCGAGCTGCTTCGCGGGCAGCTTGCACTGCGGGGAGCAGCAGCGCCACGAGTACACCGATGATCGCAATCACGACCAGCAGTTCGACGAGTGTGAACGCGCGGCGAGAGGAACTGTCGCCTGAAGAACGAGCGCCCGAGGAACAAACACAGCGGGAGAGTCGATGATGCATGATTGTGCCGGGGGAGAGGCTGAATCGCGGTGCAATTTTTCTAGGGAAGCTCGCTAGTCGGTTGAGCCTTCCCTATCTAACCGTCGAGTTAACCAGCTGTTTCGGCCGTAAGCAAGCTGAATTGCCGGAAACCGAAAAGTCGCCGCTTCTATCGTCCGAACAACAATCGGCTCACTAGCCGGGATACTTGGTGACCGCGCCGGAATCGAGCGACTGGCACGCCATCAGCACGACGGCCGTATCGCGCAGCCCTTCGTGCACATCGCAAATCGTGCGTGGATCGCGGCGGCGAACGTGGTCGATGAACGAAATCAGCTCGTCGCGCGTTTCGTCGGCTTCGAGCAGGTCGATTTCGAGCGGCTCTCCTCGATGAGCCCAGGGACTGCTCGACAATTTCAAGGTTTTTCCGGCGGTCAAAATCGCGCTATTTTCTTTGTCACCCGGCCGTAGCCAGCCCGGATCTTCGGGGAGCTTTTCGCGGTAGAAGAGTCCCTTCGTAGTCGTCAGAAAGAGCGATCCGCGCGTTCCCAGGATCAGCTCCGATGCCCCTTCGTAGGCATTGTTGCAAATGGAAGAATAGGTGACCCGAACGCGGTAGGTGTTCAGCGGCTGAGCGCCGATGTCGCTCGAGGGTAAACGTGGCAGGGGGACAGCGTCAGCGGCGGTGGCACCGTTTCCCTCGGGAGCTGTTTCGCGGCGCGGCACGACATAGTCGTAGATGCAGAAGACGTTGTCGTGAACTTCGCGGCCATCCTTCCAGTAGTCGATCCCCCCCGAGGCGATCACGCTGGTCGGCGCTGCTCCGAGAATCCAGTTCGCGACGTCAAGTTGATGGCTCCCCAGTTCGGCCATCAGTCCGCGGCTACGGTTCTTGAAGAGCCGCCAGTTCAGCCGCTCTTCGAGAGCAGCCCAATGCGGATCGGATTTGGGGACCGGCACAGGTCGACGCCAGTTGTTGTTGCGATGCCACTGCGCTTTAATCGCGGTGATTTCGCCGAGCAAACCAGCCTGCACCATCGCCACTGCTTGCTTGTAAATCGGACTCGCGCGGCGCTGCAGACCGACTTGAAACACGCACTTCTTTTCGTCGACTTGTTTGGCGAGTTGGCGGGCCTGATCGATGTCGTAGCACATCGTTTTCTCGACGAAAACGTTCGTTCCGGCGTCGACGCAGGTGCTGGCGACCTCGAAGTGCGCCCAAAGTGGCACGGCAATCACGACGGCGTCGGGCTTGGCTTCGGCGAGCAGTTTTTTGTAGTCGCTATAGGTCGCCGCTTGCGGACCTGCATATTCACTCGCGCGCGACAGGTGCGGAGCATAGTCGTCGCAAATCGCCGTCACCTGAATGCTGGGGATGGTCGTTAAGCTGCGGAGCAAGTCACAGCCGCGCGCGCCGGTGCCAATCACGGCAACCTTCAAGGGCTCGTCGCTGTTGTCGTCAGCAGCGAGCTGCGTGAAGGTGGAAGCGGCGAGCAGGGAACCTGTGAGCCCCAGAAACTTGCGCCGCGAACGGGTCGAAAAATCTTGAGCTCGTCCAGATGACCTGTTCATCGCGAGGGACCTCCACGGAGCCAAGTGAGGGTGGCGCCGCCACTCGATTGATCGATCCATCCGACCGAGGCGAGTGTGGTGGGGGCGATTTCGCGTAGCAGCTCTTTCGTCCGGTCGCGTCCCATCACGATCGCAGCGGTCGAAAAAGCTTCGCACTCCACCCCCGAGGGGCCGGTACAAAAACAGGCGCGGGGCTCGCCAATCGGAGCACTCGTTGACGGGTCGATGATATCGCTCACCGCTGTCTCGCTGCTGTGCGAATCACTACACGAAAGCGACACATCTTTGAGCGACAGCGTCGCGAGTCCGCCAGGAGCATCTTGCCAGTTGACAGCAAGTTCAATCTGCCAGCCGGTCCCTTGTGGCCCACCGCCAATCGCCGTAACGCTGCTGCTTCCACCATGCACAAACGCTTGTTTTACCCCATATTCCAGCAGCAATTGCTTCACGCGATCGAGCGCATAGCCTTTGCCAATCGCACCGAG
This window of the Pirellula staleyi DSM 6068 genome carries:
- a CDS encoding Gfo/Idh/MocA family oxidoreductase, with amino-acid sequence MLNVAIVGVGFMGWIHYLAYKKTKGVKLAAICTRDEKKLAGDWTSIKGNFGPPGEMVDVSKLARYRDLDSLLADPKIDVVDLCLPPHMHLEATLKSFAAGKHVFVEKPMALTAAECDKMVAAAKKAGKMLFVGHVLPLLPEYAYARKLIASGKYGKLLGGHFKRVISDPLWLPDFYNPKTVGGPLIDLHVHDAHFIRLLFGMPQSVSTVGRMRGEVAEYISTQFTFADPGLAVTAASGVLNQQGRAFTHGFEIHLEKATLYFDLAVLAGGVLQITPLTLLDNKGNATQVELPAGDPMLMAFEVEIKEVAKCIASETPSAILSGDLARDAIVLCHKQQQSVKSGKSVRV
- a CDS encoding FAD:protein FMN transferase, whose product is MARITRNIAAMGTLFELLLLGDDTEHLTDVAEASIAELKRVEQLISRYDPRSEISRINRDAAAQSVQVDREVWELIELGASAWETTGGAFDLTASTPASDQPVPVSFAQVSLDDVHRRVAFSRSDVKLDLGAIGKGYALDRVKQLLLEYGVKQAFVHGGSSSVTAIGGGPQGTGWQIELAVNWQDAPGGLATLSLKDVSLSCSDSHSSETAVSDIIDPSTSAPIGEPRACFCTGPSGVECEAFSTAAIVMGRDRTKELLREIAPTTLASVGWIDQSSGGATLTWLRGGPSR
- a CDS encoding helix-turn-helix domain-containing protein, translating into MKVFTTGQVAKICKVAPRTVSKWFDSGRLKGYRIPGSQDRRIPREYLIKFLKEHGMPLGDLEDEAMAKVLIVAQDQVLIENLKRELPTERSFRVAVAASGFEAGIQAESFHPDCIITDFSIGKVEALQICQNLRKNVDFAETILIALLPDDGSPLTFDRSSINETFKKPFDAKLLAERLRTLIGARKELV
- a CDS encoding DUF1559 domain-containing protein; this encodes MHHRLSRCVCSSGARSSGDSSSRRAFTLVELLVVIAIIGVLVALLLPAVQAAREAARRSMCLSHLKQLALGLHNYHDMAGKFPPGGLRSNTFGLHVHLLPFIEQQTLYATANFNAGTYTDTTANGQLGRGALGLTKIAIFLCPSSSAQVMMQGGANAVNAPDLINGVSPYTTHYYGNMGPKGTSVTGVAYTLRNVGQGGFSQHGIFECDVSRNFSDIVDGTANTLLLGEISRHDQQYGSRFRNWVRGCDASASDHIASSRNIANSINTLVPAGSSTFNDIAMSSHHPGGANFALCDGSIRFLSQNIDLGTYKAVASRDGAETRTLE
- a CDS encoding Gfo/Idh/MocA family oxidoreductase yields the protein MNRSSGRAQDFSTRSRRKFLGLTGSLLAASTFTQLAADDNSDEPLKVAVIGTGARGCDLLRSLTTIPSIQVTAICDDYAPHLSRASEYAGPQAATYSDYKKLLAEAKPDAVVIAVPLWAHFEVASTCVDAGTNVFVEKTMCYDIDQARQLAKQVDEKKCVFQVGLQRRASPIYKQAVAMVQAGLLGEITAIKAQWHRNNNWRRPVPVPKSDPHWAALEERLNWRLFKNRSRGLMAELGSHQLDVANWILGAAPTSVIASGGIDYWKDGREVHDNVFCIYDYVVPRRETAPEGNGATAADAVPLPRLPSSDIGAQPLNTYRVRVTYSSICNNAYEGASELILGTRGSLFLTTTKGLFYREKLPEDPGWLRPGDKENSAILTAGKTLKLSSSPWAHRGEPLEIDLLEADETRDELISFIDHVRRRDPRTICDVHEGLRDTAVVLMACQSLDSGAVTKYPG